From the genome of Sulfurovum sp. NBC37-1, one region includes:
- a CDS encoding helix-turn-helix domain-containing protein, whose product MKSSKYLSPKEAATLLGISTHLLQKWRSLGVGIPYIKLGQSRSSVVRYKKSDLLKYLDKNTIQTL is encoded by the coding sequence ATGAAATCCTCTAAATACTTATCTCCAAAAGAAGCAGCAACGCTTCTTGGTATCTCAACACATTTACTGCAAAAATGGCGATCACTTGGAGTAGGGATACCGTATATAAAGTTAGGTCAGAGCAGAAGTTCTGTAGTTAGATATAAAAAGAGTGATCTTTTAAAATATCTTGATAAAAATACAATACAAACACTATAA
- a CDS encoding DUF3987 domain-containing protein: protein MLKEEAFEEETFENETFEDETFEDEGIDAKMFSCDYSYTKDDITDMTGDFIKDAAEELRSYIDVPKSMILSIILPIMSAAIGTKATTFNGAMEKMRVNLWGIVIGSSGASAKSTTLGMLKDIVLGALEKKLKHEYKIAKITYNQLSFEERENAENPRLQQIYSGQGSTFAGMIKKLSFNEHGLLSVYDEGSEFLNKMLNDKQNKASFTSLYAQQSYGKDLVGKEGSGEQIWIDNPFISLILISNPHWFNSDVKNNDFVSGFLNRFSIYRINKDIEMKPFASRKKHDFEKFQNVSIMIWDYLNKLENKLEMELSEESVLRYQSWYELASSKTFKEIWRNNEGGAYDPFELIWESEEFTAFLVRQKTAAIKYAMIIQIFDTFYNGDKTLPKEIDLKYMNIGIIVAEEAMCQIKNFLLVRRSAKDEKKYREDNYRDIAHKIKNYLKKYGYDESKPLATSKLIRGIKALNKTNFNKVLECATQDEGIKSETRKFGYDSTVTYYYLPSNVDKWEDDDNYEDSNIEINEL from the coding sequence ATGTTAAAAGAAGAAGCGTTTGAAGAAGAAACATTTGAAAACGAAACATTTGAAGACGAAACATTTGAAGACGAAGGTATCGATGCAAAAATGTTTAGCTGTGATTATAGCTACACGAAAGATGATATAACGGATATGACTGGTGACTTCATAAAAGATGCAGCAGAAGAACTTAGATCCTATATTGATGTACCTAAAAGTATGATCTTATCAATCATTCTTCCAATAATGAGTGCTGCCATAGGTACAAAAGCCACAACATTTAATGGTGCTATGGAAAAAATGAGAGTAAATTTATGGGGGATTGTCATTGGGAGCAGTGGTGCTTCTGCTAAAAGTACAACATTAGGAATGCTTAAAGATATTGTTCTTGGTGCATTAGAGAAAAAGCTAAAACATGAGTATAAAATAGCAAAAATAACATATAATCAGTTGTCATTTGAGGAAAGAGAAAATGCAGAAAATCCGAGACTTCAGCAAATATATTCCGGGCAAGGTTCCACATTTGCCGGCATGATCAAAAAACTTTCATTTAATGAACATGGTCTCCTTTCTGTGTATGACGAAGGTTCTGAATTTTTAAATAAAATGTTAAATGACAAACAAAATAAGGCATCATTTACATCGCTGTATGCACAGCAAAGCTATGGAAAGGATTTAGTAGGGAAAGAAGGCAGTGGTGAACAAATTTGGATCGACAATCCTTTCATTTCCTTGATTTTGATTTCAAATCCGCACTGGTTCAATTCTGATGTAAAAAACAATGATTTTGTCAGTGGATTCCTCAATAGATTCTCTATTTATCGCATAAACAAAGATATTGAAATGAAACCATTCGCAAGCAGAAAAAAGCATGACTTTGAGAAGTTTCAGAATGTTTCAATAATGATATGGGACTATTTGAACAAACTAGAAAACAAACTTGAAATGGAATTATCAGAAGAGTCTGTCTTGAGATATCAAAGCTGGTATGAATTAGCTTCTAGCAAAACATTTAAGGAGATATGGCGTAATAATGAAGGTGGGGCTTATGATCCTTTTGAACTCATATGGGAAAGTGAAGAATTTACTGCATTTCTTGTAAGACAAAAAACGGCAGCCATAAAATATGCGATGATTATCCAAATTTTTGATACTTTTTATAATGGTGACAAAACACTTCCCAAAGAAATTGATTTAAAATATATGAATATAGGTATTATAGTTGCAGAAGAGGCAATGTGCCAAATTAAAAATTTTCTACTTGTCAGACGATCGGCAAAAGATGAGAAAAAGTATCGTGAAGATAACTATAGAGACATTGCACATAAGATAAAAAATTATCTTAAAAAATATGGATATGATGAAAGCAAACCGCTGGCAACCTCAAAACTTATTAGGGGGATAAAGGCATTAAATAAAACAAACTTTAATAAAGTACTAGAATGTGCCACACAAGATGAGGGGATAAAGTCAGAAACAAGAAAATTTGGATATGACAGTACAGTTACCTATTACTACCTACCATCTAACGTAGACAAATGGGAGGATGATGACAATTATGAGGATTCAAATATAGAAATAAATGAGTTATAA
- a CDS encoding helix-turn-helix domain-containing protein has translation MINEDEFFDKITEIVKMERKKRKVSQLSLALILGHQSPSYVARIELRQDNANYNLHHLLLIADEFQMDILQLIPSVLEN, from the coding sequence ATGATAAATGAGGATGAGTTTTTTGACAAGATCACTGAAATTGTTAAAATGGAGAGGAAAAAGAGAAAGGTCAGCCAACTATCTTTAGCTTTGATATTGGGCCACCAATCACCTTCCTACGTTGCAAGAATAGAGCTCAGGCAAGATAACGCAAATTACAATCTTCATCACCTTCTTCTTATCGCCGACGAATTCCAAATGGATATTTTACAATTGATTCCATCTGTTCTTGAAAATTGA